The Micromonospora sp. NBC_00421 genome contains a region encoding:
- a CDS encoding glycoside hydrolase family 3 protein, which translates to MGRVPISPRRAGVAVAALTALLASGCAGEGQAPSPALSGAAPTATPTVAASTASDPAARAAALAGTLGDEDLVGQVLMPYAYGSSATKVTPGSATGNQALGGVDTPAEMIAKYRLGGLILVGFSADDPTSGNQSTTNVDNPAQVRELTTGLRAAAGKLATAPAPFLVGTDQEYGVVTRITDGVTTLPSALAAGAADEPTRTEAAWKAAGTELAAMGVNLDFAPVADVLATRSTVIGSRSFGADPQRAGAQVAGAVRGLQSAGVAASVKHFPGHGLSAADSHQEVPVVGQPRAELEGTAFPPFRAGIDAGAMAVMSAHLDVTAVDPGTPATFSRKLLTDVLRGQLGFQGVVITDGMNMPPAKRYPPGEAAVKALLAGNDLILMTPNVGQAYDGLLAALRDGSLPRDRLVAAVTRVLTMKFRLADRPTPAMSTLGSAPHRAAAAELAAAAVTQLRGECGAKVSGPVTVTTSAGRDRTRAALTEALTAAGVRVVPKGGTRVHLVGYGDGPKDLAAGAAVTVAMDTPYVLEKSTSPALLATYSSSGASMTALAEVLAGKARPTGRSPVPLTGLPATSCTG; encoded by the coding sequence ATGGGCCGGGTGCCGATCTCCCCACGACGTGCCGGCGTCGCCGTCGCCGCCCTGACCGCGCTGCTCGCCTCCGGATGCGCGGGGGAGGGGCAGGCTCCGTCGCCGGCCCTCTCCGGGGCCGCCCCGACAGCCACGCCGACCGTCGCCGCGTCCACCGCCTCCGACCCGGCCGCGCGGGCCGCCGCGCTGGCCGGCACGCTCGGCGACGAGGACCTGGTCGGCCAGGTGCTGATGCCCTATGCGTACGGCAGCTCGGCGACGAAGGTGACGCCCGGCTCGGCCACCGGCAACCAGGCCCTCGGCGGGGTCGACACGCCCGCCGAGATGATCGCGAAGTACCGGCTCGGTGGGCTGATCCTGGTCGGCTTCAGCGCCGACGACCCCACCTCCGGCAACCAGTCCACCACCAACGTCGACAATCCCGCCCAGGTGCGGGAGCTGACCACCGGGCTACGCGCCGCCGCCGGGAAGCTCGCCACCGCGCCGGCGCCGTTCCTGGTCGGCACCGACCAGGAGTACGGGGTGGTCACCCGGATCACCGACGGGGTGACCACGCTGCCCAGCGCGCTCGCCGCCGGGGCGGCAGACGAACCGACCCGGACCGAGGCCGCCTGGAAGGCCGCCGGCACCGAGTTGGCGGCGATGGGGGTGAACCTGGACTTCGCGCCGGTCGCCGACGTCCTCGCCACCCGCAGCACGGTGATCGGCTCGCGTTCCTTCGGTGCCGACCCGCAGCGGGCCGGCGCGCAGGTCGCGGGCGCGGTCCGGGGGTTGCAGAGCGCCGGGGTGGCGGCCAGCGTCAAGCACTTCCCCGGGCACGGGCTCAGCGCCGCCGACTCGCACCAGGAGGTCCCGGTGGTCGGCCAGCCCCGGGCCGAGCTGGAGGGCACCGCCTTCCCGCCGTTCCGGGCCGGCATCGACGCCGGGGCGATGGCGGTGATGTCAGCGCACCTCGACGTCACCGCCGTGGACCCGGGCACCCCGGCCACCTTCTCCCGCAAGCTGCTCACCGACGTGCTGCGAGGCCAGCTCGGCTTCCAGGGGGTGGTGATCACCGACGGGATGAACATGCCGCCGGCCAAGCGCTACCCGCCGGGCGAGGCGGCGGTGAAGGCCCTGCTCGCCGGCAACGACCTGATCCTGATGACCCCGAACGTCGGCCAGGCGTACGACGGGCTGCTGGCCGCGCTGCGCGACGGCTCGCTGCCCCGGGACCGGCTGGTGGCGGCGGTCACCCGGGTGCTGACCATGAAGTTCCGGCTCGCCGACCGGCCGACGCCGGCGATGTCCACGCTCGGCAGCGCCCCGCACCGGGCCGCCGCCGCCGAGCTGGCCGCCGCGGCGGTCACCCAGCTCCGGGGGGAATGTGGCGCGAAGGTGTCCGGCCCGGTCACCGTCACCACCTCCGCCGGCCGGGACCGGACCCGGGCGGCGCTCACCGAGGCGCTGACCGCGGCGGGCGTACGGGTGGTGCCGAAGGGGGGAACCCGGGTCCACTTGGTCGGCTACGGCGACGGCCCGAAGGACCTTGCCGCAGGCGCGGCGGTGACCGTGGCGATGGACACCCCGTACGTGCTGGAGAAGTCGACCTCACCGGCCCTGCTGGCCACCTACTCGTCCAGCGGGGCCTCGATGACCGCGCTCGCCGAGGTGCTGGCCGGCAAGGCCCGGCCCACCGGCCGCTCCCCGGTGCCGCTGACCGGACTGCCCGCCACCAGCTGCACCGGCTGA
- a CDS encoding sugar-binding protein has translation MRIKGFLLPTALALAVAGAPATAVAAPAEVRPPKAVDLDVLFVSAHPDDEAGSLATLGQWKEKYGAKAGVVTITRGEGGGNAVGLEEGPPLGIIREREERTAIGKAGVENLYNLDRVDFWYTASAPLSEQIWGHDDTLGQIVRVIRTTRPEIIMTMNPSPTPGNHGNHQQAARFAAEAFAAAADPAAFPEQLSAEGLTPFRAAKFLRTGGTGTSAAGPQCATGFTPTVPTDQVFGVWEGTPSASGKTWAEVEVDARREYVTQGWAGTAAAPTDPTKIRCDFYTLIDSRVPYDPADTSPEAILRGSVLPPVTGGLPKGTELYLTTDRFDLAPGATVEVTAHLRAPANRLLAKPRIDLRLPAGWKAKGSGVLNNDVPAGKERTRTFTVTVPADADTNQQQLIGATLTTRQGVGRTDRAVRVVADVRGTLEPLPEVGIFRDWAGDGGYPQLDTLIKPVLTIGSGQQRSVRIDLRNHGRVSRSGTVTLGLPAGFTADAATKSYPELAPGATGAVTFTVTNTDATLPTANEGGTDGDYGITITTTSAAGSTVETGALEIVPTTEVPAAGNGTVDGVASPGEYPGPELDLSRIWEGQATTPQDASATGRIAWTPDALKVFVQVTDDVLGKKVVPQDCKRQRRTDSVEIIVDPKGNSADTSTAFKAGIFPITDDPANGNPPCWQRDADNRQGPGATTAPGMTVVSKVSSPYTGYTIETSIPFAVLPDAVDPARMGLNVLVYDSDTQDLSSQSRLGWSTFTGVRADPYRYGLATLPGYQPAARQPSAPVFPDTSARSVLSPQTIAQSAVDGVAPAAVPRLKNSALRLTSAQRVTDGVQVTLRSDRAGTAYLYAWDGDTARGDRTVRMAAGDRVTVTVPVSGGTPTSLLAAFEAGGAAVAQQVPLG, from the coding sequence ATGCGCATCAAGGGTTTCCTGCTACCCACCGCACTCGCCCTGGCCGTGGCCGGGGCACCTGCCACCGCCGTCGCCGCCCCGGCCGAGGTCCGCCCACCCAAGGCCGTCGACCTCGACGTGCTCTTCGTCAGCGCCCACCCCGACGACGAGGCCGGCAGCCTCGCCACCCTCGGCCAGTGGAAGGAGAAGTACGGCGCCAAGGCCGGCGTCGTCACCATCACCCGGGGCGAGGGCGGCGGCAACGCCGTCGGTCTGGAAGAGGGCCCGCCGCTGGGCATCATCCGCGAACGCGAGGAACGCACCGCGATCGGCAAGGCCGGCGTGGAGAACCTCTACAACCTCGACCGGGTCGACTTCTGGTACACCGCGTCCGCCCCGCTGTCCGAGCAGATCTGGGGGCACGACGACACCCTGGGCCAGATCGTCCGGGTCATCCGGACCACCCGGCCCGAGATCATCATGACGATGAACCCGTCGCCGACCCCGGGTAACCACGGCAACCACCAGCAGGCCGCCCGGTTCGCCGCCGAGGCGTTCGCCGCCGCCGCCGACCCGGCCGCCTTCCCCGAGCAGCTCAGCGCCGAGGGGCTGACCCCGTTCCGGGCCGCGAAGTTCCTGCGTACCGGCGGCACCGGCACCTCCGCCGCCGGGCCGCAGTGCGCGACCGGCTTCACCCCGACCGTCCCCACCGACCAGGTCTTCGGCGTCTGGGAGGGCACCCCCAGCGCCAGCGGGAAGACCTGGGCCGAGGTCGAGGTCGACGCCCGCCGGGAGTACGTCACCCAGGGCTGGGCCGGCACCGCCGCCGCCCCCACCGACCCGACGAAGATCCGCTGTGACTTCTACACCCTGATCGACAGCCGCGTCCCGTACGACCCGGCGGACACCTCGCCGGAGGCGATCCTGCGCGGCTCGGTGCTGCCGCCGGTGACCGGTGGCCTGCCGAAGGGCACCGAGCTGTACCTCACCACCGACCGGTTCGACCTGGCCCCCGGCGCGACCGTCGAGGTCACCGCGCACCTGCGCGCGCCCGCCAACCGACTCCTGGCCAAGCCCCGGATCGACCTGCGACTGCCGGCCGGCTGGAAGGCCAAGGGCTCCGGCGTGCTGAACAACGACGTGCCGGCCGGCAAGGAGCGGACCAGGACGTTCACCGTCACCGTCCCGGCCGACGCCGACACCAACCAGCAGCAGCTCATCGGTGCCACCCTGACCACCCGCCAGGGTGTCGGGCGCACCGACCGGGCCGTCCGGGTGGTCGCCGACGTGCGCGGCACGCTGGAGCCACTGCCCGAGGTCGGCATCTTCCGTGACTGGGCCGGCGACGGCGGATACCCGCAGCTGGACACCCTGATCAAGCCGGTGCTCACCATCGGCTCCGGCCAGCAGCGCTCGGTCCGCATCGACCTGCGTAACCACGGTCGGGTCAGCCGCAGCGGCACCGTCACCCTCGGCCTGCCCGCCGGCTTCACCGCCGACGCGGCCACCAAGAGCTACCCCGAACTGGCACCCGGCGCGACCGGGGCGGTCACCTTCACCGTCACCAACACCGACGCCACCCTGCCGACCGCCAACGAGGGCGGCACGGACGGCGACTACGGCATCACCATCACCACCACCAGCGCCGCCGGCAGCACCGTGGAGACCGGCGCGCTGGAGATCGTGCCGACCACCGAGGTCCCGGCCGCCGGCAACGGCACCGTCGACGGGGTCGCCTCGCCCGGCGAGTACCCCGGCCCGGAGCTGGACCTCTCCCGCATCTGGGAGGGGCAGGCCACCACCCCGCAGGACGCCTCGGCCACCGGCCGGATCGCCTGGACCCCCGACGCCCTGAAGGTGTTCGTGCAGGTCACCGACGACGTGCTCGGCAAGAAGGTGGTGCCGCAGGACTGCAAGCGGCAGCGCCGCACCGACAGCGTGGAGATCATCGTCGACCCGAAGGGGAACTCGGCGGACACCTCCACGGCGTTCAAGGCGGGCATCTTCCCGATCACCGACGACCCGGCCAACGGCAACCCGCCCTGCTGGCAGCGCGACGCCGACAACCGGCAGGGCCCGGGGGCGACCACCGCACCCGGGATGACAGTGGTCAGCAAGGTCAGCTCCCCCTACACCGGGTACACCATCGAGACGAGCATCCCGTTCGCGGTGCTGCCCGACGCGGTGGACCCGGCCCGGATGGGCCTCAACGTGCTGGTCTACGACTCGGACACCCAGGACCTCAGCTCGCAGTCCCGACTGGGCTGGTCCACCTTCACCGGCGTCCGGGCCGACCCGTACCGCTACGGTCTGGCCACCCTGCCCGGTTACCAGCCGGCGGCCCGGCAGCCCAGCGCGCCGGTCTTCCCGGACACCTCCGCCCGCAGCGTGCTCAGCCCGCAGACCATCGCCCAGTCGGCCGTGGACGGGGTGGCCCCGGCCGCCGTGCCGCGGCTGAAGAACTCGGCGCTGCGACTGACCTCGGCCCAGCGGGTCACCGACGGAGTGCAGGTCACCCTGCGCTCCGACCGGGCCGGCACCGCCTACCTGTACGCCTGGGACGGCGACACGGCCCGGGGCGATCGCACCGTACGGATGGCCGCCGGTGACCGGGTCACCGTGACGGTCCCGGTCAGCGGAGGCACCCCGACGTCCCTGTTGGCCGCGTTCGAGGCCGGCGGCGCCGCCGTGGCCCAGCAGGTTCCGCTGGGCTGA
- a CDS encoding ABC transporter ATP-binding protein, with translation MIDVTLESVSKRFARAGDTAAVDDVDISIAAGEFFTLLGPSGCGKTTTLRMVAGFYFPTSGRIRFGTEDVTHRPPNKRDTGMVFQNYALFPHMSVAQNVAYGLKIRKVGRAESARRIEEALGQVHLAGYGDRRIDQLSGGQQQRVALARALVIRPRTLLLDEPLSNLDAKLREETRVEIRRIQQEAGTTAIYVTHDQAEAMAMSDRIAVMESGRVRQIGAPQEIYHRPATAFVARFIGRSNVLELPVVTATAGTVTVGLPDGSETAVTAPTDHGLRAGDTALVSVRPEHLGLTSATEPGALTGRVTEVEFTGMATNLVVEVAGEPVQVAAIDVPAGTAVGDQVGLRLNRERMWVVQP, from the coding sequence ATGATCGATGTCACGCTGGAGTCGGTGAGCAAGCGCTTCGCGCGTGCCGGCGACACCGCTGCCGTCGACGACGTCGACATCAGCATCGCCGCCGGGGAGTTCTTCACCCTGCTCGGCCCGAGCGGCTGCGGCAAGACCACCACCCTGCGGATGGTTGCCGGGTTCTACTTCCCCACCTCGGGGCGGATCCGGTTCGGCACCGAGGACGTCACCCACCGGCCGCCGAACAAGCGCGACACCGGCATGGTGTTCCAGAACTACGCCCTCTTCCCGCACATGTCCGTCGCGCAGAACGTCGCGTACGGGCTGAAGATCCGCAAGGTGGGGCGGGCCGAGTCCGCCCGGCGGATCGAGGAGGCGCTCGGCCAGGTCCACCTCGCCGGCTACGGCGACCGCCGGATCGACCAGCTCTCCGGCGGCCAGCAGCAGCGGGTGGCGCTGGCCCGCGCGCTGGTCATCCGGCCGCGTACCCTGCTGCTCGACGAGCCGCTGTCCAACCTCGACGCCAAGCTGCGCGAGGAGACCCGGGTGGAGATCCGGCGGATCCAGCAGGAGGCCGGCACCACCGCCATCTACGTCACCCACGACCAGGCCGAGGCGATGGCGATGTCCGACCGGATCGCCGTGATGGAGTCCGGCCGGGTCCGGCAGATCGGTGCCCCGCAGGAGATCTACCACCGGCCGGCGACCGCCTTCGTGGCCCGTTTCATCGGCCGCAGCAACGTGCTCGAGCTGCCGGTGGTCACCGCCACCGCCGGGACGGTCACCGTGGGACTGCCCGACGGCAGCGAGACCGCCGTCACCGCCCCCACCGACCACGGCCTGCGCGCCGGGGACACCGCCCTGGTCTCGGTACGCCCCGAGCACCTCGGGCTCACCTCGGCCACCGAGCCCGGCGCGCTCACCGGCCGGGTGACCGAGGTGGAGTTCACCGGCATGGCCACCAACCTCGTGGTCGAGGTGGCCGGCGAACCGGTGCAGGTCGCCGCGATCGACGTCCCGGCCGGGACCGCCGTCGGTGACCAGGTCGGGCTGCGGCTGAACCGGGAACGGATGTGGGTGGTGCAGCCGTGA
- a CDS encoding ABC transporter permease translates to MSTIPATPSPATVPPVTTDPAPPKAGRPRRGLNANSPWFPYLLVFPLVLILFGYVVQPMFATFAESVGVDGVANYSEFLTGTGVARSALLTSLMISAASVLLCGIVGVAMAFLLKRFSFPGRRLIEAIILVPAALPPLIGAISFQLLYSETGILPRGLQHLLGTENPVLPFTGIAGVLVVHTFTMYPFFYLAASAALVGMDPSVEEAAYNLGASRVRVWRTVLLPMLTPALVSASLLVFMTSLASYTAPLLFGVDRTMTMQIYINRTNGDLPMASTYASVLAVSSVLFLLGMRWYEGRRSYRSQSKGVASHRREISNPFGRWLALLASVLATMVLLAPVATIALVAFSQDGSWTTEVIPSSYTMQNFVTIFSDPGAYRPILNSLQMSLLATVGCVLVGVLIAYAVRRLDFRGRGLLDVAVMLAWALPGTVVAINLISAFSTGNAFSFGQVLIGTFWIMPLAYFVRFLPLVFRSSSATLAQIDPSLEEAARNLGAPWWRAFGTVTLRLMLPGVLAGALLAFVNGVGEFVASVLIYTSETAPISVEINNRMYSFEVGTAAAYGMLQVVLIFVVMVFSGRLQNGGRAAREAAKWTA, encoded by the coding sequence GTGAGCACCATTCCCGCCACGCCGAGCCCGGCCACCGTGCCGCCGGTCACCACGGACCCCGCCCCACCGAAGGCCGGCCGGCCCCGGCGCGGCCTCAACGCCAACTCGCCCTGGTTCCCGTACCTGCTGGTCTTCCCGCTGGTGCTGATCCTCTTCGGCTACGTGGTGCAGCCGATGTTCGCCACCTTCGCCGAGAGCGTCGGGGTGGACGGGGTGGCCAACTACTCCGAGTTCCTCACCGGCACCGGGGTGGCCCGCTCGGCGCTGCTCACCTCACTGATGATCTCGGCGGCCAGCGTGCTGCTCTGCGGGATCGTCGGGGTGGCGATGGCCTTCCTGCTCAAACGCTTCTCGTTCCCCGGCCGACGGCTGATCGAGGCGATCATCCTGGTGCCGGCGGCGCTGCCGCCGCTGATCGGGGCGATCTCGTTCCAGCTGCTCTACAGCGAGACCGGCATCCTGCCGCGCGGCCTGCAACACCTGCTCGGCACCGAGAACCCGGTGCTCCCGTTCACCGGCATCGCCGGGGTGCTGGTGGTGCACACCTTCACCATGTACCCGTTCTTCTACCTCGCCGCGTCCGCCGCCCTGGTCGGGATGGACCCGTCGGTGGAGGAGGCGGCCTACAACCTGGGCGCCAGCCGGGTCCGGGTCTGGCGCACCGTGCTGCTGCCGATGCTCACCCCGGCCCTGGTCTCCGCCTCGTTGCTGGTCTTCATGACGTCGCTGGCGTCGTACACCGCGCCGTTGCTGTTCGGGGTGGACCGCACGATGACCATGCAGATCTACATCAACCGCACCAACGGCGACCTGCCGATGGCCTCCACCTACGCCTCGGTGCTGGCGGTGTCCTCGGTGCTGTTCCTGCTCGGCATGCGCTGGTACGAGGGCCGGCGCAGCTACCGCTCCCAGTCCAAGGGCGTCGCCTCGCACCGCCGGGAGATCAGCAACCCGTTCGGCAGGTGGCTGGCCCTGCTCGCCTCGGTGCTGGCCACCATGGTGCTGCTCGCCCCGGTGGCGACCATCGCCCTGGTCGCGTTCTCGCAGGACGGCTCGTGGACCACCGAGGTGATCCCGTCGTCGTACACCATGCAGAACTTCGTCACGATCTTCTCCGACCCGGGGGCGTACCGGCCGATCCTCAACTCGTTGCAGATGAGCCTGCTCGCCACGGTCGGCTGCGTGCTGGTGGGCGTGCTGATCGCGTACGCGGTGCGTCGGCTCGACTTCCGGGGCCGGGGGCTGCTCGACGTGGCGGTCATGCTGGCCTGGGCGCTGCCCGGCACGGTGGTGGCGATCAACCTGATCTCCGCGTTCAGCACCGGCAACGCGTTCAGCTTCGGCCAGGTGCTGATCGGCACTTTCTGGATCATGCCGCTGGCGTACTTCGTGCGGTTCCTGCCGCTGGTGTTCCGGTCGAGCTCGGCGACGCTGGCCCAGATCGACCCGTCGCTGGAGGAGGCCGCCCGCAACCTCGGCGCGCCCTGGTGGCGGGCGTTCGGCACGGTCACCCTGCGGCTGATGCTGCCCGGTGTGCTGGCCGGCGCGCTGCTCGCCTTCGTCAACGGGGTCGGCGAGTTCGTCGCCTCGGTGCTGATCTACACCTCGGAGACGGCACCCATCTCGGTCGAGATCAACAACCGGATGTACTCGTTCGAGGTCGGCACCGCCGCCGCGTACGGCATGCTCCAGGTGGTGTTGATCTTCGTGGTGATGGTGTTCTCCGGTCGGTTGCAGAACGGCGGCCGGGCCGCCCGGGAGGCGGCGAAGTGGACGGCGTGA
- a CDS encoding ROK family protein produces the protein MTDVVTPPTSPVSRERSKEIKRLSVISTARQVRVLSRAELTELTGLSPATLTPLVRDLIAEGYLIERGPGASRAGRPRAMLEFNPRAELVAAVSLEPSRISCEIADSDGAVVAHRAIRLTGDIVDTICRSVPELAGEGLPALRGVAIAAPGVISGGAVRLAPSVGLIEGRPIGESVQRTLGVPVVVDNDVNLMAAGEHSAGAGMDVADLLLLHVRDGIGAGLVLDGQVRRGARGAAGEVGFLPLDPAGRGHDGIGPFEARWSENAIAERVVALAPGRRPDSPVRALVELAGTDPRAAGYLDEVLHAWSRLIVSCVCVIDPGRVLLSGAAAELDDAAVDRLQGLVTAAAPSTTEVRRAVLGDRAVLHGAVSYALSAAAAGTPTLLPAP, from the coding sequence GTGACAGACGTGGTGACGCCACCAACGAGCCCGGTGAGCCGGGAGCGGTCGAAGGAGATCAAGCGGCTTTCCGTGATCTCCACCGCCCGCCAGGTCCGGGTGCTCTCCCGGGCCGAGCTGACCGAGCTCACCGGCCTGAGTCCCGCCACGCTCACCCCGCTCGTGCGTGACCTGATCGCCGAGGGCTACCTCATCGAACGCGGGCCGGGTGCCTCACGGGCCGGCCGACCCCGGGCGATGCTGGAGTTCAACCCCCGGGCCGAACTGGTCGCCGCCGTCTCGCTGGAGCCGTCCCGGATCAGCTGCGAGATCGCCGACAGCGACGGCGCGGTGGTCGCCCACCGTGCGATCCGGCTGACCGGCGACATCGTCGACACCATCTGCCGATCGGTGCCGGAACTGGCCGGGGAGGGGCTGCCCGCGCTGCGCGGGGTGGCCATCGCCGCGCCCGGCGTCATCTCCGGTGGCGCGGTCCGGCTCGCCCCCTCGGTCGGCCTGATCGAGGGCCGCCCGATAGGGGAGTCGGTCCAGCGGACGCTCGGCGTACCGGTGGTGGTGGACAACGACGTCAACCTGATGGCGGCCGGCGAACACTCCGCCGGCGCCGGCATGGACGTCGCCGACCTGCTGCTGCTGCACGTCCGCGACGGCATCGGCGCGGGCCTGGTGCTCGACGGCCAGGTCCGGCGGGGTGCCCGGGGTGCGGCCGGCGAGGTCGGCTTCCTGCCGCTGGACCCGGCCGGCCGGGGACACGACGGGATCGGTCCGTTCGAGGCGCGCTGGTCGGAGAACGCGATCGCCGAGCGGGTGGTCGCGCTGGCCCCCGGCCGCCGCCCCGACTCGCCGGTACGCGCGCTCGTCGAACTGGCCGGCACCGACCCGCGCGCCGCCGGCTACCTCGACGAGGTGCTGCACGCCTGGTCCCGGCTGATCGTCTCCTGCGTCTGCGTGATCGACCCGGGCCGGGTGCTGCTCAGCGGTGCCGCCGCCGAACTCGACGACGCCGCCGTCGACCGGCTCCAGGGCCTGGTCACCGCCGCCGCACCCAGCACCACCGAGGTACGCCGGGCCGTGCTCGGCGACCGGGCCGTGCTGCACGGCGCGGTCAGCTACGCCCTGTCCGCTGCCGCCGCCGGAACGCCCACCCTGTTACCGGCCCCCTGA
- a CDS encoding extracellular solute-binding protein — protein sequence MRRRLLLAGALATVLAAGTACGGGGSDDTAAGETEKLTIYTARDKKVSTFVVDKFTAKYPEYKGKVEILNLGAQEILERVRAEKANPQADVWWGGTQQGLAAGAGEDLLTAWQPAFAGKMDAKYKDAEGRWFGEILLPEVIMYNNKALTPEQAPKDWDDLLKPEWKDKIVIRDVAASGTMRSIYAAMIMRQSPDGSNPQPGYDWLKKLDANTGSYAANPADLYLKLSRQQGTLSAWNLQDILLQANQSNMPFGYVMPASGAPVLVDGLAAVKGGNSAGAQKFIEFLFDDTLRADLAKDYYQIPAVEIAQQPEWLAQLNLKPLDVNWDIIGKNETEWINNWNSQIKNKG from the coding sequence ATGAGACGTCGACTTCTGCTAGCCGGAGCGCTCGCCACCGTCCTCGCCGCCGGCACCGCCTGTGGCGGTGGCGGCTCGGACGACACCGCAGCCGGTGAGACCGAGAAGCTGACGATCTACACCGCCCGCGACAAGAAGGTCTCCACCTTCGTCGTGGACAAGTTCACCGCCAAGTACCCCGAGTACAAGGGGAAGGTGGAGATCCTCAACCTGGGCGCCCAGGAGATCCTGGAGCGGGTCCGGGCCGAGAAGGCCAACCCGCAGGCCGACGTCTGGTGGGGCGGCACCCAGCAGGGGCTGGCCGCCGGTGCCGGCGAGGACCTGCTCACCGCCTGGCAGCCCGCGTTCGCCGGCAAGATGGACGCCAAGTACAAGGACGCCGAGGGACGCTGGTTCGGTGAGATCCTGCTGCCCGAGGTCATCATGTACAACAACAAGGCGCTCACCCCGGAGCAGGCCCCGAAGGACTGGGACGACCTGCTGAAGCCGGAGTGGAAGGACAAGATCGTCATCCGGGACGTGGCCGCCTCGGGCACCATGCGGTCGATCTACGCCGCGATGATCATGCGGCAGTCGCCGGACGGCAGCAACCCGCAGCCCGGCTACGACTGGCTCAAGAAGCTGGACGCCAACACCGGCTCGTACGCGGCCAACCCGGCCGACCTCTACCTCAAGCTCTCCCGCCAGCAGGGCACCCTCAGCGCCTGGAACCTCCAGGACATCCTGCTCCAGGCCAACCAGTCCAACATGCCGTTCGGCTACGTGATGCCGGCGTCCGGTGCCCCGGTGCTGGTCGACGGGCTGGCCGCGGTCAAGGGCGGCAACAGCGCCGGCGCGCAGAAGTTCATCGAGTTCCTCTTCGACGACACCCTGCGTGCCGACCTGGCCAAGGACTACTACCAGATCCCGGCCGTGGAGATCGCCCAGCAGCCGGAGTGGCTGGCCCAGCTCAACCTCAAGCCGCTCGACGTCAACTGGGACATCATCGGCAAGAACGAGACCGAGTGGATCAACAACTGGAACAGCCAGATCAAGAACAAGGGCTGA
- a CDS encoding creatininase family protein: protein MTWPTGGGLLPATRIPGGELAAVAAAADYAVLPVGAVEWHGPHLPLGTDLILAEGFAAEAGGAVGPAAEAGGAVGSAAEAGGAVGSAAEAGGATAAGSSGGTTTGSQGPRGVLFPAVPYAACPGQTRPWPGTVSIRPEIAVGYLADVIEGIVAAGFPRLLIVNGHDANMSTVRAAMEWVSGRRTASLLLVNWFQLVTPAETTELYGPLTARGHGGAYETSGVLGFDPGAVRLDAVTDLPPKPKLPVGHPYVLVESRPDPWQGWSGHISLASEAAGRQVRATAGGRLREIVAAWVAAPPPAPPTADPLPGATADGPALTADGPAPATGEPAPATGEPATDGSTGGVR, encoded by the coding sequence GTGACCTGGCCGACCGGTGGTGGGCTGCTGCCCGCCACCCGGATTCCCGGCGGTGAACTGGCCGCCGTCGCGGCGGCGGCGGACTACGCGGTGCTGCCCGTCGGTGCCGTCGAGTGGCACGGTCCGCACCTGCCGCTCGGCACCGACCTGATCCTCGCCGAAGGCTTCGCCGCCGAGGCCGGCGGCGCTGTCGGTCCTGCCGCCGAGGCCGGCGGCGCTGTCGGCTCTGCCGCCGAGGCCGGCGGCGCTGTCGGCTCTGCCGCCGAGGCCGGCGGCGCGACCGCCGCCGGCTCCTCCGGGGGTACGACCACCGGCTCCCAGGGACCACGCGGGGTGCTCTTTCCGGCGGTGCCGTACGCGGCCTGCCCGGGGCAGACCCGGCCCTGGCCGGGGACGGTGTCGATCCGGCCGGAGATCGCCGTCGGCTACCTCGCCGACGTGATCGAGGGGATCGTCGCCGCAGGCTTCCCCCGGCTGCTGATCGTCAACGGCCACGACGCCAACATGTCCACCGTCCGCGCCGCGATGGAGTGGGTCTCCGGCCGGCGTACCGCAAGCCTGCTGCTCGTCAACTGGTTCCAACTGGTCACCCCGGCGGAGACCACCGAGCTGTACGGGCCGCTGACCGCCCGCGGGCACGGTGGCGCGTACGAGACCTCGGGGGTGCTCGGGTTCGACCCCGGCGCGGTCCGCCTCGACGCGGTGACCGACCTGCCGCCGAAGCCGAAGCTGCCGGTCGGCCACCCGTACGTGCTCGTGGAGTCCCGTCCCGATCCGTGGCAGGGCTGGTCCGGGCACATCTCGCTGGCCTCCGAGGCGGCCGGCCGGCAGGTCCGCGCCACCGCCGGCGGGCGACTGCGGGAGATCGTCGCCGCCTGGGTGGCCGCCCCACCGCCGGCCCCACCCACCGCCGACCCGCTGCCGGGCGCGACGGCCGACGGCCCGGCCCTGACGGCCGACGGCCCGGCCCCGGCGACCGGTGAGCCGGCCCCGGCGACCGGTGAGCCGGCGACGGACGGGTCGACGGGGGGAGTGCGATGA